From a single Metopolophium dirhodum isolate CAU chromosome 6, ASM1992520v1, whole genome shotgun sequence genomic region:
- the LOC132947638 gene encoding protein FAM200A-like, with amino-acid sequence MDKFIIKKVSTSVNTSTDGSTDLPLPSSSTINDKTVKRRKYKDNYLNFGFTFIGDDNNQIPQCIVCGVTLSNEKKKPHTIGEELILPACKEIVDVMFGKEAAEQISNIPLSNDTVRRRIITMSEDIVKNVNEILQKDKEFALYNLMKVPMFLEKIIEQFLFCRELQTTTTGVDVFNAVDNYFEENNMVWSNCISICTDGAAAMTGRFKGFLTLAKNKKPNLITIHCFLHREALIVKSSDGGELSDVLKTVIEMINYIKKRPVKCRIFEELCKNIGTEHTTLLYHTEIRCLSRGPCGEENIKNANLSSTEKEQLLEISSDTTLKSKFYMSENDSFWISLQNEYPEVSKKAMQILLPFSTSYMCESAFSILKVTKTKKRSTLKDIETLSEARGTLDSLRVSTDFGVKVATVVKRKYRICEKNY; translated from the exons ATggacaaatttataattaaaaaagtttcaaCTTCGGTTAACACGAGCACTGATGGCTCCACTGATTTGCCGTTACCGTCTTCATCaacaattaatgataaaacaGTAAAGCGTCGTAAGTATAAAGACAACTATTTAAATTTCGGATTTACGTTTATTGGTGATGATAATAATCAAATACCTCAGTGTATTGTATGTGGCGTAACTTTATCAAACGA aaaaaaaaaaccacataccATCGGAGAAGAATTGATTTTACCAGCTTGTAAAGAAATTGTTGATGTCATGTTTGGTAAAGAAGCAGCTGAACAAATTTCAAACATACCACTGTCAAATGATACTGTTCGTCGaagaataataacaatgtcggaggatattgtaaaaaatgtaaatgagaTATTACAAAAAGATAAAGAATTCGCATTATACAACTTGATGAAAGTACCGATGTTTCTG gaaaaaataattgaacaatttttattttgccgtGAATTGCAAACTACAACAACTGGAGTTGATGTTTTCAATGCTGTTGATAATTATttcgaagaaaataatatggtatggTCGAACTGCATTTCAATTTGCACAGATGGTGCAGCGGCGATGACTGGCCGATTTAAAGGATTTCTGACTCtcgcgaaaaataaaaaacctaatttaataacaattcacTGTTTTTTACACCGTGAAGCTCTTATAGTAAAAAGTTCGGATGGAGGAGAATTAAGTGATGTTCTCAAAACTGTCATTGAAAtgattaactatattaaaaaacgACCAGTAAAATGTAGAATATTTGaagaattatgtaaaaatatcggTACAGAACACACTACTTTGTTGTATCATACTGAAATACGTTGCCTTTCTAggg GTCCATGTggagaagaaaatataaaaaatgcaaaCTTATCTTCTACGGAAAAAGAACAATTACTAGAAATATCATCAGATACCAcgttaaaatctaaattttatatGTCTGAAAATGATTCATTTTGGATTTCTTTGCAAAACGAATACCCAGAAGTGAGCAAAAAAGCGATGCAAATTTTGCTTCCTTTTTCAACATCATATATGTGTGAATCAGCATTTTCgatattaaaagtaacaaaaaccaaaaaaaggtCAACGCTTAAAGATATTGAAA ctCTAAGTGAAGCTCGAGGGAcgttggactcgctgagagtgaGCACAGATTTTGGAGTAAAAGTCGCGACAGTTGTAAAACGAAAATATAGGATTTGTGAGAAGAATTATTAG